The region CTGACGCAGCCACAAGACGTCGAGTAGAACGGCTGCGGCAGCTTGCTCCCCGCATGCTCGATTTGAGTTCTGGTCAGGACCAGTAGTCGGCCACGGAACATGTGTGTAGTGGCGTAGAGGACTTGGAAAAAGAAAAGGCGATCGGGCCATCCGTGCATCGCCAGCAACTCCCCAAGCCGTGGTAGCACTCGTACGAACGCGCCCAGAGCCCATCCAAAATGTCAGCAAATTCGCTTCCGCGCCCATCGCGACCCTCGATAGCTCCACCTACGGGACCCTTGCCATCGCTGCCAGTCGCGAAATCAAGGACTTCTAATGTCGGTCCGACGACGACGCGAGCTTCTCTACTACCAGGCGCTGCCAACACCAGCCGCGCCGTCTCTTCCTCCGCCGTCTCTAACCGCCAAAGTTCAACTTCAAAGCACCTCACTTCGCCCTCTGTTGCTTCACTTCCCGCCGACGATTCTCGCGGCAAGTCACTCCCTGCAGGAAAATCGCTGCGCAAGACTGTTAGCATCGGCTCGTTTCCGCAGCCCCCTAGACACGGCGGAAGGGCAAATCCCACCAGCCCCCTCTCGACCAGTTCGACTCCAGGTGGAGAAATGGTCGATCGCCGCGTTTCATCAGTCTCAAAGGGCGCAGTTCCCTCCCGCAACAGCAGTCTGAACAAGCCACGGACGTCCAATGTTGGTGGAGCACGCGGTTTACTTCCACGGTCGCCTCTCTCACCGCCGAGTTTACTCAACGGCAGTGCCGACTCAGTGACGGTCGAAAATGGCCATCTCAGCCTGCCTTCCCCACCCCAGAGCCGCAATTCTTCTCCCCAAGGATCCTATACGACAAGCGCGACCACGTTCGAAGATGGCGAAGATGGTGGTTCTGACGGCAAGCCCCTCAAGGACGGCAAGGGCAACGTCATTGTCAGTGTACGAGTCCGGCCAGACGCGGGCGCCAAAGACGGCAAGCACGACGCAGATTGGGAAGTCAACAACAAGCGCGCACTCATCTCCTACAAGGGCAAGGAGGGCGGAGACTACATTTATGGTATTTTTACACAACGCCACAAACGGTGACCAAATTGGAGCTAATATCCCGTGACTTAGACAACGTATTCGACCCCCAAGACAACAACGCCCGCGTATACGATGCTGCAGCTAAGCGACTCGTCCGACGTGTCATGGAGGGCTACCACGGTACCGTTTTCGCTTACGGCATGACTGGAACCGGCAAGACATTTTCCATGCAGGGCACTGCTACAAACCCTGGTGTTATACCATTGGCTATTACCGATATCTTCTCCTATATCCGAGAGACGCCTCAGCGAGAGTTTCTTCTTCGGGTGAGCTATATTGAAATCTATAATGAGAAGATCATTGATCTGCTGGCTGGACCCGTCATTGGTATGAATGGCCAGGCTGGACCTACCGAGGAGATCAAACTGCGCGAGGACAGCAAACGTGGCGTTTATGCGTCGCCACTAAAGGAAGAAATCGTGCAGAGTCCCACACAACTTCTGAGGGTCATCGCCCGTGGCGACAACTCCCGTAAAGTTGCAGGAACTCAATTCAACGCGCGCAGTTCGCGAAGTCATGCCGTGGTGCAGATTGTCGTCGAAAGCCGAGAACGCGCTCCCGGCCCCGCAGCCACTCCGAGTGAGAAGCGAGCGGCTATCATTCCCGGTGGTGTCCGTGTGTCGACGCTGAGTCTGATTGATTTGGCTGGATCAGAAAAGGCTGCTGACAGCAAGGAGAGGCGTACTGAGGGTTCCCACATCAACAAGAGTCTTCTCACCTTGGGTACAGTCATTGGACGATTGGCCTCCGACAAGGCAGAGAAGGACAAGGGAAAGGGAGATAAGCACTTGCCGTACAGAGACAGCAAGCTCACTCGACTTCTCCAGCCTGCTCTTTCTGGTAATTCGCTGGTCAGTATCCTATGTACGATCCAGGTTGGAGCCAGTGGAAGCGTTGCCGCAGCAGTCAGCCATACGGGCGAGACACTCAACACCCTCAAGTTCGCATCTCGTGCTAAGAACAACATTGTCAGTCATGCCAAAAAGGCCGACGACTCCATGGGCGCCGCCGGAGACGCAGGAAGTCGAGCCTTGCTGGACCGCTACCGATTAGAGATCGAGGATCTGAAGAAACAGCTCGCGGAAGGCAAGAGCAAGGAGACTAAAGAGCCAAAGGAAGAGGTACACGATGAGCTGAAAATCAtcaaggaagaagagaaggcGCGCGAACTAGAGGACAAGCAGCGGCACGAAGAGCAGATGCTTGAGATGCAACTGGCAAGAACTGCGCTGAAGGAGCGAATCGAGCATCTCAACAGGCTGATTCTGAGCTCCAAGTCTCTGGGAGTGAACAATGGCCGGTCATTTTCATCCATGAGCTTCCAGCGTGGCTCCGTCATGAGCACCACCCACCCCGGTATCGAGAGAACGAGCTCCATCCGATCATCCGCAAGCCATGCCACGCTCGAAGTACCCGGTCGAAACCAAGCAACGCCACACCTACACATGGACGGCTCTGAAGAGGACGACTCCTTTGGTGAGAACGGAGATGGCATTGCGAGCCAGGCAGTGCAGATACAAGCACTGCAGGCTGATCTAGCGGATAAGAACCGTTACATCGCGACCCTTGAGAAGCGGTTGTTGCACGCTCGCCGAGCAAGCCACTCTCGCATCTCCATGTCACTGTCGCACAAACTCGTGGGCAGCACCGAGGAAGGAACCATGATTGCAGCCCTTGCTGAAAGGGATAACGAGATCATGAACCTTCGCGGTCAGCTTGAAGACAAGGAGCGAATGATTTCGGCCCTTACGTCCGCCCGCAAGAAGAACGACAACGCGCATGAGGTGGGAAGTGAATCACCGGGCAGCCGGCGCACGTCCGGTTACCGACGCAGTGCCAGCGATGGTAGCGGAGTTAGCATGATTCCCACCAAAGGAGGATCAACGTCGCCTGCTACTAGTATTACAGCCCCGTTCCCCCTCCCAGCCAATCATTCCAGCAAGAACATCGAGGAGATGACGCGCATGCTCGATGAGATGATCACCGGTCGTGTTGAGAAGACCACCAGGCGAAGCAGCTTGAAACCTGTTACGGAGAGTTGAGCGACTCGTCTGCACAGCCAGAGCGAGACAGAGCTATGACTTGTATTTCACGCCAGCGAAAAACGACACGAAGTATCGTAACGAAGATGAGATAAGACGTCAGCACGGGCGGCGTGACACGGCGCAGTACTTTTACAACATTTTCCATTCTCCGCCTACCCTCGGTCACCGAGGAACAGCACAGCGACAGGCGTTTAGGGAACGGAGTAATAATGGCACAGGAATGGCACTCGGAAAAGCGCGACTGCATATGGGAAATGTGTCCATGGGCAGGGTCTGGCGCGCGGCTTCCTCCTGCAGTTTCTTGTTTCTATTTTGCGATTGCGGCCCCGGACGGCTTGTACATTACCAcctttttttctttctttcttgattttctctcttctttcctgTGCCGAGGGACTTTCGATCTGATACCCCCTTTTTTTACATAACTTCTGCGATACTCCCTTGGTTATGGCATGCGCATAGCAGCTGCTATATCTAGTAGCTTCTATATATCCCCGGGTGTGCCGTCTTACCGCCTGAATGAAATGCCCTTTAATGGTATTCTATCAAAAGTACGATTATAAGTTGCTGCAAATTGCTTGTGATACCCGCTTAGGCATTTCTTCCGGCTTACACTATGGGATGGATATAGAACACTGTTGGTAGCTACTCTATCCGGCTTAGACATACCTTGCGCGTCGGGGTTACGTACCTCGGGTCGATCACCGGAACGCCCGCTTGTATAAAATGCATTACCGCGGAGGGTCATTGTGCATACGAAGGCCTTTGAATAGCACAGTCTTTTATTTAAATACTGATGTGCGTCAGATACGACCACTTTCTATCAATCCCAAACTCGTATTAGATGATGTCAGTACATCTTTCGGCTGCCATTGGGTGCTGAAGATGCTCGTCGTCACCCATCATGTGGTGACTGATCTACTAGCGCCGGAGCCGGACGCACCAACGCATCAATGTCGCTACACGAAAATGCGATTCTGAAACAACGACGCCATGGCCCTGCCGCACGCTTAGGGCAAACTGAGGGGTCCCCCCTCTTGCGCCCTGGAGTATTTCTGTTCCAACCTTGCTTGATGAAGCAAGTG is a window of Pyrenophora tritici-repentis strain M4 chromosome 2, whole genome shotgun sequence DNA encoding:
- a CDS encoding KIP1, Kinesin protein gives rise to the protein MSANSLPRPSRPSIAPPTGPLPSLPVAKSRTSNVGPTTTRASLLPGAANTSRAVSSSAVSNRQSSTSKHLTSPSVASLPADDSRGKSLPAGKSLRKTVSIGSFPQPPRHGGRANPTSPLSTSSTPGGEMVDRRVSSVSKGAVPSRNSSLNKPRTSNVGGARGLLPRSPLSPPSLLNGSADSVTVENGHLSLPSPPQSRNSSPQGSYTTSATTFEDGEDGGSDGKPLKDGKGNVIVSVRVRPDAGAKDGKHDADWEVNNKRALISYKGKEGGDYIYDNVFDPQDNNARVYDAAAKRLVRRVMEGYHGTVFAYGMTGTGKTFSMQGTATNPGVIPLAITDIFSYIRETPQREFLLRVSYIEIYNEKIIDLLAGPVIGMNGQAGPTEEIKLREDSKRGVYASPLKEEIVQSPTQLLRVIARGDNSRKVAGTQFNARSSRSHAVVQIVVESRERAPGPAATPSEKRAAIIPGGVRVSTLSLIDLAGSEKAADSKERRTEGSHINKSLLTLGTVIGRLASDKAEKDKGKGDKHLPYRDSKLTRLLQPALSGNSLVSILCTIQVGASGSVAAAVSHTGETLNTLKFASRAKNNIVSHAKKADDSMGAAGDAGSRALLDRYRLEIEDLKKQLAEGKSKETKEPKEEVHDELKIIKEEEKARELEDKQRHEEQMLEMQLARTALKERIEHLNRLILSSKSLGVNNGRSFSSMSFQRGSVMSTTHPGIERTSSIRSSASHATLEVPGRNQATPHLHMDGSEEDDSFGENGDGIASQAVQIQALQADLADKNRYIATLEKRLLHARRASHSRISMSLSHKLVGSTEEGTMIAALAERDNEIMNLRGQLEDKERMISALTSARKKNDNAHEVGSESPGSRRTSGYRRSASDGSGVSMIPTKGGSTSPATSITAPFPLPANHSSKNIEEMTRMLDEMITGRVEKTTRRSSLKPVTES